The proteins below come from a single Oscillospiraceae bacterium genomic window:
- a CDS encoding ATP-binding cassette domain-containing protein has protein sequence MSIVIRNLCKRFGDTPVLQDFTWTVDGPAVLMGRSGCGKTTLLRILMGLEAPDSGTVTGVERPAVVFQEDRLCPQLTAAANLVLTGHGLTQQEAERELRTLGFTDAELALPATRLSGGQKRRTALLRALLCRDAQTLLLDEPFTGMDAELVADAVNATKRLAGARPTILVTHDRAAAELLGWPVKEV, from the coding sequence ATGAGCATTGTGATACGGAACCTCTGCAAACGCTTTGGCGATACGCCTGTTCTGCAGGATTTTACATGGACGGTCGATGGCCCGGCAGTGCTGATGGGACGCTCCGGCTGCGGGAAAACAACGCTGCTGCGCATCCTGATGGGGCTGGAAGCACCGGATTCCGGCACTGTCACGGGCGTTGAGAGGCCCGCTGTCGTCTTTCAGGAGGACCGCCTCTGCCCGCAGCTGACCGCTGCTGCCAATCTAGTGCTGACCGGCCATGGGCTGACGCAGCAGGAGGCAGAGCGGGAGCTGCGCACACTCGGCTTTACCGATGCGGAGCTGGCACTGCCTGCGACGCGGCTCTCCGGCGGGCAAAAACGGCGCACTGCGCTGCTGCGGGCGCTGCTCTGCCGTGATGCACAAACGCTGCTGCTGGACGAGCCCTTCACCGGCATGGACGCCGAGCTTGTAGCCGATGCCGTCAACGCCACAAAGCGGTTGGCAGGGGCGCGCCCCACGATTCTCGTCACCCATGACCGTGCTGCTGCCGAGCTGCTCGGCTGGCCGGTAAAGGAAGTATAA
- a CDS encoding ABC transporter permease subunit encodes MSTKFHLHAPCAGGCKHPPLQTPLWQKAAAILAWVAIWQLAAAGLGHGGLFLATPLQTLGALAALAPTAAFWQRIVFSALRILAGFLLAAAGGLLLGAAGARWHWVRVFIDPAMQLIRAMPVASFVILALLWVRSANLSVIVSFTHVLPVVYAGVLAGIADTDTKLLEMAQVYRLPLSARLRYIWLPGVFPSFCESCIAAMGMCWKSGVSAEVIGLPDHSVGDALYRAKITLSTPDVFAWTLVIVLLSAALSAAAARLLRTAKMRLCGEVQA; translated from the coding sequence ATGTCGACTAAATTCCATTTGCATGCCCCCTGTGCGGGCGGATGCAAGCATCCGCCCCTACAGACGCCGTTATGGCAAAAAGCCGCCGCCATCCTCGCATGGGTTGCAATTTGGCAGCTTGCCGCTGCGGGTCTGGGGCATGGCGGGCTCTTTCTGGCCACGCCCTTGCAGACACTGGGGGCGCTGGCAGCACTGGCGCCTACCGCCGCGTTCTGGCAGCGCATCGTGTTCAGTGCGCTGCGCATATTGGCGGGCTTTCTGCTGGCAGCAGCGGGCGGCTTGCTGCTCGGTGCAGCAGGGGCACGCTGGCATTGGGTGCGGGTATTCATTGACCCTGCCATGCAGCTTATACGCGCCATGCCGGTGGCCAGCTTTGTCATTCTGGCACTGCTGTGGGTGCGCAGTGCGAATCTTTCCGTCATCGTCAGCTTTACCCATGTGCTGCCGGTGGTCTATGCGGGGGTGCTGGCCGGCATCGCCGACACAGACACGAAACTGCTGGAGATGGCACAGGTCTACCGCCTGCCGCTGTCTGCGCGGCTGCGGTATATCTGGCTGCCGGGCGTTTTCCCGTCCTTCTGTGAAAGCTGCATCGCTGCAATGGGCATGTGCTGGAAGAGCGGCGTCTCTGCCGAGGTCATCGGCCTGCCGGATCATTCGGTCGGCGATGCGCTCTACCGCGCCAAGATTACGCTGTCCACGCCGGACGTGTTCGCATGGACGCTGGTGATCGTGCTGCTGTCGGCGGCACTGTCTGCGGCGGCAGCCCGGCTGCTGCGCACGGCAAAAATGCGCCTCTGCGGGGAGGTACAGGCATGA
- a CDS encoding ABC transporter substrate-binding protein translates to MKLKRVFAAVTAFAMCAALAGCGAEAAVSESVAESAVESAVEAAPETEETADAAATEAALRIAGLKGPTTMGLVNLMSDEVASSYDFTMYGAADEIVPLLVKGELDAAAVPANLAATLYNKTNGAVEVACINTLGVLYIVENGDTVNSVGDLKGQTIVTTGKGATPEYVLRYVLSENGIDPDKDVTLEYTSEATEALSKVQAGEATIAMLPQPFVTSALSQVEGLRVALDMNEEWQKVAGSKLVTGVLVVRKDAVENDPEAFAAFMDGYKASVEAANNDVEGTAALCEQYGVVAKAALAQKALPQCNIVFETGDEMKNDLATYFNVLYAADPASVGGTLPADDFYYVD, encoded by the coding sequence ATGAAACTGAAACGCGTTTTCGCCGCTGTGACGGCGTTTGCTATGTGTGCCGCTCTGGCAGGCTGCGGTGCGGAAGCGGCTGTGAGCGAGTCTGTTGCCGAATCCGCTGTGGAATCTGCCGTGGAGGCCGCACCGGAAACCGAGGAAACCGCCGATGCCGCCGCGACCGAAGCTGCCCTGCGCATCGCGGGCCTGAAAGGCCCCACAACGATGGGACTTGTCAACCTGATGAGCGATGAAGTCGCATCCAGCTATGATTTCACGATGTACGGTGCAGCCGATGAGATCGTTCCGCTGCTGGTCAAGGGGGAGCTGGATGCCGCCGCTGTGCCTGCCAACCTTGCCGCCACGCTGTACAACAAGACGAACGGCGCGGTGGAGGTTGCCTGCATCAACACGCTGGGCGTGCTCTACATTGTCGAGAACGGCGATACCGTCAACTCGGTCGGGGATCTCAAGGGGCAGACCATTGTCACGACCGGCAAGGGTGCCACCCCTGAGTATGTCCTGCGCTATGTCCTGAGCGAGAACGGCATCGACCCCGACAAGGATGTCACGCTGGAATACACCAGTGAGGCCACCGAGGCCCTGAGCAAGGTGCAGGCGGGTGAGGCGACCATCGCCATGCTGCCCCAGCCCTTTGTCACCAGTGCGCTGTCTCAGGTCGAGGGTCTGCGCGTTGCGTTGGATATGAACGAGGAATGGCAGAAGGTTGCCGGTTCCAAACTCGTTACCGGTGTTCTGGTCGTCCGTAAGGATGCTGTCGAGAATGACCCCGAAGCGTTTGCCGCTTTCATGGACGGCTATAAGGCCAGCGTTGAGGCCGCCAACAACGATGTCGAGGGTACGGCAGCCCTCTGCGAGCAGTATGGTGTTGTCGCCAAGGCTGCACTGGCCCAGAAGGCGCTGCCGCAGTGCAACATCGTCTTTGAAACGGGTGACGAGATGAAGAACGACCTTGCGACCTACTTCAATGTTCTGTATGCCGCCGACCCCGCCAGCGTGGGAGGCACCCTGCCGGCGGATGACTTCTACTATGTCGACTAA
- a CDS encoding Crp/Fnr family transcriptional regulator has protein sequence MDYTPYYEIMRSTSLLRGLSDAELDTLMTCFAPRVRRYAKGELLLMAGYETHELGLVLEGAITASKPLADGGTVVIAHMGPGGVFADVLAGGRSRSPVNVSAAERCLILYLPCEALLCPCAALHSAHLKLLQNWLETISDKYFALDRRLELICCRSLRGRICMWLLEQRERCGADTFTTAMSRTELAAFLNCDRSALSRELSRMQEEGLIELFRGSFKLADPERLRAACP, from the coding sequence ATGGACTACACACCCTACTATGAGATCATGCGCAGCACCAGCCTTTTGCGCGGCCTGTCCGATGCAGAACTGGACACGCTGATGACCTGCTTTGCCCCGCGGGTGCGCCGCTACGCCAAGGGCGAGCTGCTGCTGATGGCCGGGTACGAAACCCACGAGCTCGGCCTTGTGCTGGAGGGTGCCATCACGGCCAGCAAGCCGCTGGCTGACGGCGGCACGGTGGTTATCGCCCACATGGGGCCGGGCGGCGTATTTGCCGATGTACTGGCCGGCGGGCGCAGCCGCAGCCCCGTCAATGTCTCTGCCGCCGAGCGCTGCCTGATCCTATACCTGCCCTGTGAGGCGCTGCTGTGCCCCTGCGCAGCCCTGCACAGTGCGCATTTAAAGCTGCTGCAGAACTGGCTTGAAACCATCAGCGACAAATATTTTGCGCTGGACCGCCGGTTGGAGCTGATCTGCTGCAGGAGCCTGCGCGGGCGCATCTGCATGTGGTTGCTGGAGCAGCGCGAGCGCTGCGGGGCCGACACCTTTACCACCGCCATGAGCCGCACCGAGCTGGCCGCCTTTTTGAACTGCGACCGCAGCGCGCTCTCCCGCGAATTGAGCCGTATGCAGGAGGAGGGGCTGATCGAGCTGTTCCGTGG